Proteins from a genomic interval of Gossypium hirsutum isolate 1008001.06 chromosome A09, Gossypium_hirsutum_v2.1, whole genome shotgun sequence:
- the LOC107902451 gene encoding 40S ribosomal protein S3a: MAVGKNKRISKGKKGGKKKAADPFAKKDWYDIKAPSVFTSRNVGKTLVTRTQGTKIASEGLKHRVFEVSLGDLQGGDEDHAYRKIRLRAEDVQGKNVLTNFWGMNFTTDKLRSLVRKWQTLIEAHVDVKTTDNYTLRMFCIGFTKRRPNQVKRTCYAQSSQIRQIRRKMREIMTAQATSCDLKELVQKFIPEMIGKEIEKATSSIYPLQNVFIRKVKILKAPKFDLGKLMEVHGDYSEDVGVKIERPADETMAEAAPEVIGA, encoded by the exons ATGGCCGTCGG taAGAACAAGAGGATTTCCAAGGGAAAGAAGGGAGGAAAGAAGAAAGC AGCTGATCCATTTGCGAAGAAGGATTGGTATGATATCAAGGCTCCATCAGTTTTTACGAGCAGAAATGTTGGGAAGACTCTTGTTACCCGTACTCAGGGTACCAAG ATTGCTTCAGAAGGACTCAAACACAGAGTGTTTGAGGTTTCACTGGGTGATCTTCAAGGAGGTGATGAGGATCATGCTTACAGAAAGATTCGTTTGAGAGCTGAAGATGTTCAAGGAAAAAATGTTTTGACCAACTTCTGG GGAATGAATTTTACGACTGACAAGCTGAGGTCTTTGGTTCGTAAATGGCAAACTCTGATCGAAGCTCATGTGGATGTGAAGACTACTGACAATTACACTCTGAGAATGTTCTGCATTGGTTTCACTAAGAGACGCCCAAACCAGGTTAAAAGGACTTGTTACGCACAATCCAGCCAGATTAGACAG ATTCGTAGGAAGATGAGGGAGATAATGACCGCGCAAGCAACATCTTGCGATTTGAAGGAATTAGTTCAAAAATTCATTCCCGAGATGATtggaaaagaaattgagaaagcAACATCGAGCATCTATCCTTTACAAAATGTGTTCATTCGTAAAGTCAAAATTTTGAAGGCTCCGAAGTTTGATCTTGGAAAGTTGATGGAG GTTCATGGTGATTACTCGGAAGATGTTGGTGTGAAAATAGAGAGGCCTGCTGATGAAACAATGGCTGAGGCTGCCCCGGAGGTCATTGGAGCTTGA